AGATAAGCATTTTAAATTAAACATATTTACCCCCTATGCATACTCTTGCTTATTATGCGAACCGTCTGTCTTGCCATATTGCGGTTATCGAAATATTTTTTCACACAACCCCTTGGAGACTCACATCGTTTTGCCTCACAAGAGTCATCAAATTGGATAATTGCTTTGTAAAAGGCGTCTTCATTACCTATAGAATAGACTGCCCCATTGCAGGGCGATAGCCCAATCGCCTCTTTTAAACCGCCTATATCAGGCGCAATGACAGGTGTATTCATAGAAAGAGACTCAAGCATGGCTATGGAAAATGTTTCTACTGCCGTTGATGCCAAAACCGTAATATCGGCGGCAGCAAGAACCGGTCTCACATCAGACATATTGCCCAAAAAATATGTTCTTTCCATCACACCCAATTGGGTTGCGTAATCTTCCATTTCCTGTTTTAGTGGTCCATCGCCGGCTAATAATAATCTGTACTCATTTGGTAACCTGGCAAATACCCGCAAAAGTTTATCATGTCGTTTCTCAGGACGAAAACCGGCGATACAGGCAATTATCCGACACTCTGGTGAAATGTTCAGGCTCTCTATCAGCCTTGTGCCTTGCACTTCACAAATTTCAGGGTCGTATCGTCGTATATCTACACCGTTATAAACCACCTTAGATGCCTTTTTTAACTCAGGATACTTGGCCACCCAGTAGTCACTTTGCGCCCTGCAGACAAAAATAATTTCTTCACATTGGCGTAACAATTTGGAGTAAATGAAGCGGTCGATCAGGTCGCCTTTAAGGCGGACATTAATTGTTGTATGAATGGCACAGATTAATTTGATTTTGTTTTTGAAAAGAGTTATTGCCAAACTTAACCACGCAACAAGAAGAGAAAATTGTATAGTACAATGGATAAGCTTAATGTCATGCTTTTTAATAAAATTCTTCAGTGAAAAAAGGTATCCCACTGCAAATTTTGATCGCCTCGGAATATATTGATAATTGATGTCTTTTGTATTGAGCCGCTTTAATAAAGAAAAATCATTTAGAAAAGTTACAACATGGATATTAAACTCTTTTCGATTGATATTATTTATCAAATCAACCATCTGTGTTTCTGCGCCGGCTCTTTTCAACGACGGCAGTAAAAATAATACGTTAGGCTTTTCAGGCATTGCTCATCATCCGGCTGTAGTTTTGAATAATTTTTTGGGGGCCATAGCATTCATTAACATATTTATATCCGTTTGTTCCTATCCGTTCACGCTCACTGTCATTCAGAATGAGACTTTTGACTGTTTCAGCCATGTTATTTAGATCAGAACATCTTTTACCCATTTGTTTTACCTCTATGACACCGTCAGGATCAAAAAAGGTAATAACCGGAATTTTTCGTGCAAAAGCCTGAAGAAACGAATTTGGAAAACCTTCTGAATCAGAAGTATTAATCAAAAGCTTTGATCGTAAAAAATAATCATTTACCTTATGATAGGAGACGGGTCCTTCAAACGTCAGGTTGGCAATATTTTCACTTTGCGCTTTAAGTTTCATGAACATCTCTTCATTGCCGGGAACGGCTCCGCCAATCATAGTAATAGACAGTTCAGGACAAAGCTTTGCAAGTTCCAAAACTTTTTCCGGGCGTTTAAATGTTCTGAAATTGTTTACCCATAAAACATCAATGTCCTGGCTGCGGTCAGGGTTTAACCGAGGTATTTCAACAATCATATTTATGATGGTTGAATTGATATCATAATTCTTTTTCAGCAAGGCTTGCTGATGTCTACTTTGCGCTGCAACCCAATGGGTATTACGCAAGCCGTACTCGT
This window of the uncultured Desulfobacter sp. genome carries:
- a CDS encoding glycosyltransferase family 4 protein, with product MKKKICFIGLDNYPVINPKYGNYYFGGESVQQTLLAKAFAGLGFEASMICMDYGQGDKEVFDGVIVYKVFKETAGLPVLRFFWPRITSVWAALKRADADIYYQSCAGIWTGVVAYFCKVHNKKMIFRLAHDTDCIPGEQLIRFWRDRKIYEYGLRNTHWVAAQSRHQQALLKKNYDINSTIINMIVEIPRLNPDRSQDIDVLWVNNFRTFKRPEKVLELAKLCPELSITMIGGAVPGNEEMFMKLKAQSENIANLTFEGPVSYHKVNDYFLRSKLLINTSDSEGFPNSFLQAFARKIPVITFFDPDGVIEVKQMGKRCSDLNNMAETVKSLILNDSERERIGTNGYKYVNECYGPQKIIQNYSRMMSNA
- a CDS encoding glycosyltransferase, which codes for MPEKPNVLFLLPSLKRAGAETQMVDLINNINRKEFNIHVVTFLNDFSLLKRLNTKDINYQYIPRRSKFAVGYLFSLKNFIKKHDIKLIHCTIQFSLLVAWLSLAITLFKNKIKLICAIHTTINVRLKGDLIDRFIYSKLLRQCEEIIFVCRAQSDYWVAKYPELKKASKVVYNGVDIRRYDPEICEVQGTRLIESLNISPECRIIACIAGFRPEKRHDKLLRVFARLPNEYRLLLAGDGPLKQEMEDYATQLGVMERTYFLGNMSDVRPVLAAADITVLASTAVETFSIAMLESLSMNTPVIAPDIGGLKEAIGLSPCNGAVYSIGNEDAFYKAIIQFDDSCEAKRCESPRGCVKKYFDNRNMARQTVRIISKSMHRG